A genomic window from Rattus norvegicus strain BN/NHsdMcwi chromosome 9, GRCr8, whole genome shotgun sequence includes:
- the A630001G21Rikl gene encoding nuclear body protein SP140-like protein isoform X6 has translation MFGVIQKKEHFNEDSYEACGNSIPVEKVVYNVLSHLEKLPDPSFLWVLFNRVNLKEYPALREIYKSLETELQDRYSPQRRKQEEQKLATMQPSYEQGTNLHTHENWATENLQEPETPQNQVDEIIAISSESSECSEEK, from the exons gattcttACGAAGCCTGTGGGAACTCGATTCCTGTAGAGAAAGTGGTGTACAATGTTCTCAGTCACCTGGAGAAGTTACCTGACCCATCATTTCTATGGGTTCTGTTTAACAGAGTGAACCTGAAGGAATATCCTGCTTTAAGAGAGATTTATAAAAGCTTGGAAACTG AGCTACAGGACAGATACTCTCCccagagaagaaaacaggaagaacaaaaacTTGCCACCATGCAGCCAAGCTATGAGCAAG gaacaaacctacacacacatgaaaactggGCAACAGAGAACCTACAGGAGCCAGAGACACCGCAGAACCAGGTGGATGAAATCATTG CGATCAGCAGTGAGAGCTCCGAATGCAGTGAGGAGAAGTAG